A single window of Flagellimonas maritima DNA harbors:
- a CDS encoding DUF3592 domain-containing protein, whose translation MATNKYSMWLIIYSMFFGLGLVLLYFSIQQYQKTQNLILDGIKTTAIVSDVLTKHGSDGNTYTPIFEFKDRKNKLMFYKSPISSNPPAYKRGEKVKIIYDKTDSSTVKTISFWGLYRTSVILLMVAAPLLIIGSCYLLYTLR comes from the coding sequence ATGGCCACAAACAAATATAGCATGTGGTTAATAATATACAGTATGTTTTTTGGTTTAGGGTTGGTGTTGCTCTATTTTTCGATACAGCAATATCAAAAAACCCAAAATTTAATATTGGATGGGATAAAGACCACCGCCATAGTTTCAGATGTGTTGACAAAACATGGCAGTGATGGTAATACGTATACCCCAATCTTTGAATTCAAGGACAGAAAAAATAAGTTAATGTTCTACAAAAGTCCAATAAGCTCCAATCCACCAGCGTACAAACGCGGTGAAAAGGTAAAGATCATTTATGACAAAACTGATAGTTCAACTGTTAAGACCATCTCATTTTGGGGACTTTACAGAACAAGTGTTATTTTGTTAATGGTAGCTGCGCCACTATTGATCATTGGTTCTTGCTATTTGTTGTACACCCTAAGGTAG
- a CDS encoding MFS transporter, with translation MDPYAALRYKEFNIFLGVRFAMVFAWSMQFIVIEWQVYSLTKDPLSLGIIGLMEVIPAVGMALFAGHIVDQKEKRNLLIKCILGFSVISLGLFFLSDPSLETSFSPTNILYAIYFLVFLGGLVRAFLGPTIFSLIALIVPKKIYPNAATWSSSTWQMASVLGPALAGFSISWIGVHWSMCVIFAFSLMALLLLFKISRKPILNPKIGEPVFQSLKDGLKFVFNSKAIFGALTLDMIAVLFGGAVALLPIYAQDILHVGSEGFGILRAAPAVGASITMLGSTRFPLHKYAGKKLLLAVFAFGVCIIVFGISTSFWLSVVALFLSGAVDGVSMIIRQTILQLKTPDHMRGRVASVNSIFVGSSNELGAFESGLAAKLLGTVSAVVFGGCMTLLTVTTTALVSPTFRRLDLSKDVEEHEKD, from the coding sequence ATGGACCCCTACGCAGCATTACGTTACAAGGAATTCAATATTTTTTTAGGTGTGCGTTTTGCCATGGTGTTTGCGTGGTCCATGCAATTTATTGTCATTGAGTGGCAGGTGTATTCCTTGACCAAAGATCCACTGTCCTTGGGTATCATAGGATTAATGGAAGTGATTCCTGCAGTAGGGATGGCACTCTTTGCGGGCCATATCGTAGATCAGAAAGAAAAACGAAACCTACTGATAAAGTGTATTCTTGGATTTTCGGTCATTAGCTTAGGGCTCTTTTTTTTGAGCGATCCATCTTTGGAAACAAGCTTCTCTCCAACAAATATTCTGTACGCTATTTATTTCTTGGTTTTTCTGGGAGGATTGGTAAGGGCGTTTTTAGGGCCTACCATTTTTTCGTTGATAGCACTTATTGTTCCAAAGAAAATTTATCCCAATGCTGCTACTTGGAGTAGTTCTACTTGGCAAATGGCATCTGTCTTGGGTCCAGCTTTGGCGGGATTTAGCATTAGCTGGATTGGTGTTCACTGGTCCATGTGTGTAATTTTTGCCTTTTCTTTAATGGCCTTGTTGCTGCTCTTCAAGATTTCCCGAAAACCGATTCTAAATCCAAAAATTGGAGAGCCTGTTTTTCAGAGTTTGAAGGACGGATTAAAATTCGTCTTTAATAGTAAAGCTATTTTTGGCGCTTTGACCTTGGATATGATTGCGGTTCTCTTTGGAGGTGCCGTGGCGCTTTTGCCCATTTATGCACAGGATATTCTCCATGTAGGTTCTGAAGGTTTCGGTATCTTGAGGGCCGCACCTGCAGTAGGCGCATCCATTACCATGTTGGGCTCAACCCGATTTCCATTACACAAATACGCAGGAAAGAAACTGCTTTTGGCCGTCTTCGCTTTCGGTGTTTGTATTATCGTCTTTGGGATATCCACATCCTTCTGGCTTTCCGTTGTGGCTTTATTTTTAAGTGGTGCCGTAGACGGGGTTTCCATGATTATTCGCCAAACCATTCTACAATTAAAAACGCCAGACCATATGCGCGGCAGGGTAGCCTCTGTAAACTCCATTTTTGTAGGTTCATCAAATGAACTGGGCGCTTTTGAAAGCGGATTGGCCGCAAAACTTCTGGGAACAGTATCGGCAGTAGTTTTTGGAGGTTGCATGACCCTTTTGACCGTGACCACCACAGCATTGGTTTCCCCAACATTTAGAAGGTTGGATTTATCCAAGGATGTTGAAGAACATGAGAAAGACTAG
- a CDS encoding GNAT family N-acetyltransferase — protein MIRHAKISEIKDILNLAKVCAEKMIANGIYQWNEHYPTKSIFLNDIERNELYVKEYDKRIIGTIVVSTYMDKEYVPVQWLTPNGKSTYIHRLSVHPSFQGQGFAQEMMSFAEEYSNRKNFKSVRLDTFSQNKRNQQFYEKRGYVRLGDIFFPKQSTHPFHCYELVL, from the coding sequence ATGATAAGACATGCAAAGATATCTGAAATTAAGGATATATTGAATCTAGCAAAGGTATGTGCCGAAAAAATGATAGCCAATGGAATTTATCAATGGAACGAACATTATCCCACCAAAAGCATATTTCTAAATGATATTGAAAGAAACGAACTCTACGTAAAAGAATACGATAAGAGAATAATAGGTACCATTGTTGTTTCTACATATATGGATAAAGAATATGTCCCTGTACAATGGTTGACCCCAAATGGTAAAAGTACTTACATTCACCGTTTAAGTGTCCATCCAAGTTTTCAAGGTCAAGGATTTGCCCAAGAAATGATGAGCTTTGCAGAAGAATATTCCAATCGTAAAAATTTTAAATCCGTTCGTTTGGATACATTTTCACAAAATAAAAGAAACCAGCAATTTTATGAAAAGAGAGGCTACGTAAGATTGGGGGATATTTTCTTTCCAAAACAAAGTACCCATCCTTTTCACTGTTATGAATTAGTGCTGTAA
- a CDS encoding MATE family efflux transporter, which yields MKTAVNFRTINQLAIPATISGIAEPILSITDTAIVGNIPVDGLESLAAAGIVGSFLSMLIWVLGQTRSAISAIISQYLGAGKLDQVRDLPAQAIFLNILLSIVLLLSTIFVVEEIFSLFEATGKILEYCVSYYSIRVWGFPLTLFTFAVFGIFRGLQNTYYPMIIALIGAVLNIILDFIFVYGIEDIVPAMYLEGAAWASLISQAVMAVLVFILLIKKTKISLRLIFPFNKEIKRLIIMSLNLFVRALALNTALILAVREATALGDKYIGAHTIAINLWLFAAFFIDGYGAAGNSMGGKLLGAKNYKGLWKLAKKIITYGLLISLLLMLAGFIFYRPIGHIFSNEPIVLETFYGIFFIVILGLPMNTLAFVFDGLFKGLGEMKYLRNVLLSATFLGFVPALYLGKYLGWGFYAIWIAFVVWMAIRGFSLVWKFRKKFKPLLGNM from the coding sequence TTGAAAACAGCAGTCAATTTTAGAACCATAAACCAACTGGCAATTCCTGCAACTATTTCTGGAATCGCCGAACCCATACTTTCCATTACCGATACCGCAATTGTAGGGAATATCCCTGTTGATGGACTGGAATCACTGGCTGCGGCAGGAATCGTAGGTTCTTTCTTGTCCATGCTCATTTGGGTACTGGGACAGACACGAAGCGCCATTTCAGCCATAATATCTCAATATCTTGGTGCAGGAAAACTGGACCAAGTCAGGGATTTGCCGGCCCAGGCCATATTTTTAAATATTCTTTTGAGCATTGTACTGCTTCTATCTACAATTTTTGTTGTGGAAGAGATTTTTAGTTTATTTGAGGCAACGGGCAAAATATTGGAATACTGTGTTTCATATTACTCCATACGTGTTTGGGGATTTCCACTCACATTGTTCACCTTTGCGGTCTTCGGAATATTTAGAGGTCTCCAGAACACTTACTATCCAATGATAATTGCCCTGATCGGAGCGGTGCTGAATATTATTTTGGATTTTATTTTTGTTTACGGTATAGAAGATATTGTTCCGGCAATGTATTTGGAAGGAGCCGCGTGGGCCAGTTTAATTTCCCAAGCTGTTATGGCCGTTTTGGTGTTCATCCTACTGATAAAAAAAACCAAGATAAGCTTACGGTTGATTTTTCCGTTCAATAAAGAGATAAAACGCCTTATTATAATGAGTTTGAATCTGTTTGTTAGGGCTTTGGCACTGAACACGGCACTTATTTTAGCTGTTCGTGAAGCAACGGCACTTGGTGACAAATACATTGGCGCACATACCATTGCCATAAACCTTTGGCTGTTCGCAGCATTTTTTATAGATGGTTATGGTGCTGCAGGTAACAGTATGGGCGGAAAATTGTTAGGTGCTAAAAACTATAAAGGTCTCTGGAAACTTGCCAAAAAGATCATTACCTATGGTTTATTGATAAGTCTGCTCTTAATGTTGGCAGGATTTATTTTTTATAGACCTATCGGGCATATTTTTTCAAACGAACCGATTGTGCTCGAAACATTTTATGGTATCTTTTTTATAGTGATTCTGGGACTGCCCATGAATACCCTGGCCTTTGTTTTTGATGGACTCTTTAAAGGCTTGGGTGAAATGAAATACCTCAGAAACGTATTGCTTTCTGCCACATTTCTTGGATTTGTTCCTGCCCTTTACTTGGGTAAATATTTGGGATGGGGCTTCTACGCCATTTGGATAGCTTTTGTAGTTTGGATGGCCATTCGCGGATTTTCATTGGTGTGGAAGTTTAGAAAGAAGTTTAAGCCGTTATTGGGAAATATGTAA
- a CDS encoding universal stress protein yields MNNILVPIGTSPNSSDTLQYAINFASNFGAKVFVMDVFTVTSGTGSLANVKEKVAKSSKEQLREVIDKVNTNNVELKIATYNGDIIDGLKEINKAEGIDLIIIAPRSNAIEEELYLGNTTGRIVKQTNIPTLIVPKGTEFKPIKKIMTAFGSGIVKRSRTLNPLIAIKDKFRASINLLLVKRPGYSEEDLQVNTALLDLSQNLTMTSHANTYLGVLEHFQSQNPDLLCVFRRKRGFFKKLWEKNTVLKSEFFVPIPVLILSVKKD; encoded by the coding sequence ATGAATAATATACTGGTACCTATAGGAACCTCCCCCAATTCATCGGATACGCTTCAATATGCAATAAACTTTGCCTCAAACTTTGGAGCGAAGGTTTTTGTGATGGATGTATTTACTGTTACATCTGGAACGGGGAGTTTGGCGAACGTTAAAGAAAAGGTGGCCAAGAGCAGTAAAGAACAGTTAAGGGAGGTTATAGATAAAGTCAACACTAATAACGTAGAGTTGAAAATAGCCACCTATAATGGTGATATCATAGACGGCCTTAAAGAAATCAATAAGGCGGAGGGCATAGATCTGATTATTATAGCTCCAAGAAGCAATGCAATAGAGGAGGAGCTTTATTTGGGCAATACCACAGGTAGAATAGTAAAACAAACCAATATTCCTACCTTAATCGTTCCCAAGGGAACGGAATTTAAGCCTATAAAGAAAATAATGACTGCTTTTGGTTCTGGAATTGTCAAGAGGAGTAGAACCCTGAATCCACTAATAGCAATCAAGGATAAATTTAGAGCTAGTATAAATCTACTCTTGGTCAAACGACCTGGTTATTCTGAGGAAGACCTACAGGTCAATACCGCGCTTCTTGACCTAAGCCAAAATTTGACCATGACCTCACATGCCAATACATATTTAGGTGTACTGGAACATTTTCAGTCCCAAAACCCCGATTTACTTTGTGTATTCAGAAGAAAACGAGGTTTCTTTAAAAAGTTATGGGAGAAGAATACCGTACTTAAATCAGAGTTCTTTGTACCGATACCGGTACTGATCCTAAGTGTGAAAAAGGATTAA
- a CDS encoding enoyl-CoA hydratase/isomerase family protein: MSTTRPNGSLYTKIENRIATVEFGHPASNSFVSELLERLSNEFRKLSDHKDVSVIVLKSEGDRAFCAGASFDELVAISNLEEGKAFFSGFANVINAMRACRKPIVGRIQGKTVGGGVGLAATCDYVFATEAASIKLSEISIGIAPLVIAPAVERKLGKSGLAELSLYPTEWKNAYWAKEKGLFSKVYDSIAEMDKELDFHTQKLASYNPEALVKMKQILWEGTEHWDDLLLERAEASGKLALSPNTKKALAKFKK, encoded by the coding sequence ATGTCAACGACCCGACCCAACGGAAGCCTCTATACAAAAATTGAAAATCGAATAGCCACTGTTGAGTTTGGGCATCCTGCCAGTAATTCCTTTGTTTCTGAACTACTGGAGCGACTGTCGAACGAATTCAGAAAACTTTCGGACCACAAGGATGTATCCGTTATCGTTTTGAAGTCCGAGGGGGACCGAGCATTTTGTGCAGGAGCATCATTTGATGAATTGGTAGCCATTTCAAATCTAGAAGAAGGAAAGGCATTCTTTAGTGGTTTCGCCAATGTAATCAATGCCATGCGAGCGTGTCGCAAACCTATTGTTGGTCGTATACAGGGGAAAACAGTAGGCGGTGGCGTGGGCCTGGCCGCTACCTGCGATTATGTATTCGCCACAGAAGCGGCATCTATTAAGCTTTCTGAAATTTCCATAGGAATTGCGCCATTGGTCATCGCTCCCGCAGTAGAACGAAAGCTGGGCAAATCTGGCTTGGCAGAACTTTCATTATATCCAACTGAATGGAAAAATGCATATTGGGCCAAAGAAAAAGGATTGTTTTCCAAAGTCTATGATTCTATTGCAGAAATGGACAAAGAGTTGGATTTCCATACACAAAAACTGGCTTCCTATAATCCAGAAGCTTTGGTGAAAATGAAGCAGATTCTCTGGGAAGGCACAGAACATTGGGACGATTTGCTACTTGAAAGAGCGGAAGCTTCGGGAAAATTGGCACTCTCCCCAAATACTAAAAAAGCATTGGCGAAGTTTAAGAAATAG
- a CDS encoding UDP-2,3-diacylglucosamine diphosphatase: MKNIILPKDKKIYFASDNHLGAPTSKESLPREKKFVAWLDSIKHDAAVIFLMGDLFDFWFEYKTVVPKGFTRTLGKLAELTDSGIEINYFVGNHDLWMDGYFEEELNIPVYHKPQQYLINNTSFFVGHGDGLGPYDKGFKCMKKVFTNPVAKWFFRWLHPDLGVRLAQHLSVNNRIISGEADATFLGEDKEWLILYSKRKLESQHYDHFIFGHRHLPLEIQLNEKSKYTNLGDWISYFTYAVFDGEKLSLEKLED; the protein is encoded by the coding sequence ATGAAAAACATCATTTTACCAAAAGACAAAAAAATTTATTTTGCAAGTGACAATCATTTGGGTGCGCCCACTTCAAAAGAAAGCCTACCTCGTGAAAAGAAATTTGTGGCTTGGTTGGATTCCATTAAGCACGATGCTGCCGTAATCTTTTTAATGGGGGATTTGTTCGATTTTTGGTTTGAATACAAAACCGTTGTTCCCAAAGGATTTACCCGAACATTGGGGAAGCTGGCCGAACTCACGGATTCTGGTATTGAAATCAATTATTTTGTTGGGAATCATGATTTGTGGATGGATGGTTATTTTGAAGAGGAACTGAATATACCCGTTTACCATAAACCACAACAGTATCTAATTAATAATACTTCTTTTTTTGTTGGTCATGGTGATGGTTTGGGACCTTACGACAAGGGCTTTAAATGTATGAAAAAAGTGTTTACCAATCCTGTTGCCAAGTGGTTTTTTAGATGGTTGCATCCTGATTTGGGAGTTCGTTTGGCACAACATCTATCTGTAAACAACCGAATCATCTCAGGTGAGGCAGATGCTACTTTTCTTGGTGAAGACAAAGAATGGTTGATTCTATATTCCAAACGAAAACTGGAAAGCCAACATTATGATCACTTTATTTTCGGGCACCGCCACCTTCCCCTGGAAATTCAACTCAATGAAAAATCAAAGTATACCAATCTTGGCGATTGGATTTCCTATTTTACCTACGCTGTTTTTGATGGGGAAAAATTATCGCTTGAAAAATTGGAAGACTAG
- a CDS encoding BamA/TamA family outer membrane protein, whose protein sequence is MSIGIYSCSVQKLIPESEVLYTGADLKTVSDTNIRNIKKVNEELSLILRPKPNTKFLGMRLGLYYHYKAQKENPGFINKWMNKKFGEEPVYLSDVDPLRVETLMRNRLDNRGFFYSKVTSEIDSTSKYASIDYTASLARPYLLEKFKLDSDSLPIYDDIKTTLSNTEIKEGNRFDLELMKFERERIDEQLKRKGYYNFNSDFLIFEADTNQYDNKRFDLFLRLKKDTPKKAIVPYVIDSITVFPKYSIESDTIRPKATSVNGINFVQDDEFFKPERLEPYILFEKGQKYNPETARLTSNRLSSIGSYKYVNIRFTERDSITADSISRLSADIYLSPLTKRSIRTELQAVTKSNGFTGPGIAVTYSNRNLFRGGETLSITGSFAYETQISGGDNRGLSSIAGGLSTRLTIPRLVPFSPSRFKYAVPKTNIGLGAEILNRSQLYTLTSFNTSFGYTWNANRFVYHELNPISISYVNLFDTTEEFEEILDENPALRNSFEQQFIAGLNYTFTYNELVDENKDLPIFLSTSFDIAGNALNLLSGGQEEIFGLEYAQYVKADIDFRYYFKFGREQALVTRLYAGIGVPYGNSNTLPFVKQFFAGGPYSVRAFRIRSLGPGRFTSENDGTTSFFDQSGNLRLEGNLEYRFPIFSYLKGALFADAGNVWLTYDPEVSEDESEEGIAFNERLRTEGKFGKDWAKELGIGVGFGLRVDIQSFVIRLDLASPLQTPFLPEGQRTRIPFFDGGSNNLVLNFAIGYPF, encoded by the coding sequence ATGTCAATCGGGATTTATTCTTGTAGTGTACAAAAACTTATTCCCGAGTCCGAAGTTCTGTATACTGGTGCCGATTTAAAAACAGTTTCGGATACCAACATCAGAAATATAAAAAAGGTCAACGAAGAATTAAGCTTGATACTAAGGCCAAAACCGAATACAAAATTTTTGGGAATGCGATTGGGGCTATACTATCATTATAAAGCCCAAAAGGAAAATCCAGGCTTTATCAACAAATGGATGAATAAAAAATTTGGGGAAGAGCCAGTATATCTTTCAGACGTGGACCCTTTGCGGGTAGAAACGTTAATGCGCAACCGTTTGGACAATCGTGGTTTCTTTTACAGCAAAGTAACTTCAGAAATTGATAGTACCAGCAAATATGCAAGTATCGATTACACTGCATCTTTAGCAAGGCCCTATCTACTCGAAAAATTTAAGCTAGATTCAGATTCTTTGCCCATCTATGACGACATTAAAACTACACTATCAAACACAGAAATAAAAGAAGGCAACAGATTTGATCTTGAATTGATGAAATTTGAACGTGAGCGCATAGATGAACAGCTCAAACGTAAAGGATATTATAATTTCAATTCAGACTTTTTAATTTTTGAGGCAGATACGAATCAATACGACAATAAAAGATTTGATTTGTTTCTACGGCTAAAAAAGGATACTCCCAAAAAAGCCATTGTTCCCTATGTGATAGATTCCATAACCGTCTTCCCTAAATACTCCATAGAAAGCGATACGATACGCCCAAAAGCTACGTCGGTCAACGGAATCAATTTTGTTCAAGACGATGAATTTTTCAAACCAGAACGTTTGGAACCCTATATATTATTTGAGAAAGGCCAAAAATATAATCCTGAGACCGCGCGACTGACCAGTAACCGATTGTCTTCTATTGGTAGCTATAAATATGTGAACATTAGATTTACTGAGCGTGATTCCATTACAGCAGATAGCATTTCTAGACTTAGCGCAGATATTTATTTATCACCGCTAACAAAACGGTCAATACGTACCGAGTTGCAGGCCGTTACCAAATCCAATGGTTTTACAGGACCTGGAATAGCCGTTACCTATAGCAATAGAAACCTTTTTCGTGGTGGAGAAACATTGAGTATTACAGGAAGTTTTGCTTATGAGACACAAATATCGGGTGGTGATAATAGAGGCTTGAGCAGTATTGCGGGCGGTCTTAGCACCCGTTTGACCATACCTAGATTGGTCCCCTTTTCACCAAGCAGATTTAAATATGCAGTACCAAAGACAAATATAGGTTTGGGTGCAGAAATACTGAACCGTAGTCAACTGTATACATTAACATCCTTTAATACCTCTTTTGGCTATACTTGGAACGCAAACAGATTTGTTTACCACGAATTGAATCCTATCAGTATAAGCTATGTCAACCTTTTTGATACCACTGAAGAATTTGAAGAGATATTGGATGAAAATCCTGCACTCCGGAATAGCTTTGAGCAACAGTTCATTGCAGGTCTTAATTACACATTCACATATAATGAACTTGTAGATGAGAATAAAGATTTGCCTATTTTTCTATCCACAAGTTTTGACATAGCTGGCAACGCGCTTAACCTGTTGAGCGGCGGTCAGGAAGAAATTTTTGGATTGGAGTATGCCCAGTACGTTAAAGCAGATATTGATTTTCGGTACTATTTTAAATTTGGAAGGGAACAGGCATTGGTCACAAGACTTTATGCAGGAATAGGTGTTCCCTACGGAAACTCGAACACTTTGCCTTTTGTGAAGCAATTTTTCGCTGGCGGGCCGTATAGCGTACGAGCCTTTAGAATACGTTCTTTGGGACCCGGTAGGTTCACATCGGAAAATGATGGTACTACATCATTTTTTGATCAATCAGGAAATCTTCGTCTAGAAGGAAATTTGGAATACCGATTCCCGATTTTTTCATATTTAAAAGGCGCTCTTTTTGCTGATGCGGGAAATGTTTGGTTGACATATGATCCAGAAGTATCCGAAGATGAATCCGAAGAGGGCATCGCATTCAATGAAAGGTTGCGTACAGAAGGTAAATTTGGAAAGGATTGGGCCAAAGAATTGGGAATCGGTGTAGGTTTTGGACTAAGAGTGGATATTCAAAGTTTTGTTATCCGACTGGATTTAGCATCACCACTTCAAACACCTTTTTTACCCGAAGGGCAGCGCACAAGAATTCCATTCTTTGACGGGGGGAGCAACAATCTTGTTCTTAATTTTGCTATTGGATACCCTTTTTAA